The genomic segment TTGCGGCCGGGCATCAGCAGGCGCAGTTCGATCCGCTCCGGCCGCGCGGTGCCCGCGTGGACGAGGTGGATGGACTCGGCGACGGCCAGGGTGAGCGTCTCGGCGGTGAGGCAGAGGGCGTCGATACGGACCCGGGGGGCGGTGAAGGCGGCGGCCACGCGGGGCGCGAGGGCGACGACGCCCCGTTCGAGCCCTTCGGGCACGTCGCGGGCGGAACGGGGGTCCGCGACCCTGGCGGGGCTGCCCTTCCCCGTGTCGGTGAGCAGGGCCTCGTCCTGGAGGATGCGCAGCGCCTGCCGGATCGTGCCGCGGGGGACGTCGAAGCGGTCCGCCAGCTCGGCCTGGGTCGGCATCCGCTCCCCGGGGGCCAGGGCGCCCGAGTGGATCTGCTGGCGCAGCTCGTCGGCGATCTGCAGATGGGACCGCTTCTTGGCCGCCGTCGCCGGGCTCTCGGGTTTCACGAGGCCACCGTACAACTTGGTGTCGATGTGCGGGAGTTGGCGGCAAGTAGTGTTATTGATGTTCTAACTTGGGGACAACATCTATGAATTGGTTGCCAACTTTGCAACTACAACGAGGTAAGGCGGAGTTGGTCATGTATCCAGCGCCATAGCCCGTACCGTGCGCGGTGCGGGGAGGGGGCGCGAAGGTCTGCGTCATCCAACGGGGGAGGCTCTCATGCCTGCATTCGCGTTATTCGTCGCCGTCGTCGTGGTCTGTTTCGAACAGCTCGTCGAGTCGCGCTTCGGCGCGGTCGGGGTGGTCGGCATGCTGCTGCTGTCCATCGGGGTCAAGGCCCGCAACGTCACCTGCAGCTGTGTCGGGGCCGTGATGCTGGCCCTGCTGCTCACCCGGTGAGCGACCCGTTCATCCGGTGAGCGGCCGGGGCACGCGGCCCCGCCGGGCGGTCTAGAAGATGTCCGGGCACCAGGGCCTGCGGGAGGTGCGCAGCAGGCGGTCCGCCAGGGCCGCGGCGCCCTCCCGCGTCTCCTCCGCCCGGCCCAGGGCCGTCAGCCGCACCGCCGACTCGTCGCCGAGGTAGAGCGTGGCGAGGTCCGCGACGGAGAGGGCCAGGTCCGGCTCCGCCGTGGTCGGGGCGCAGGACGCGCCGTGCGGAGTGGCGTCCAGCCGGAAGCGCCCGCCGGTGAGTCCGGTCTCCGCCGCGACCGGCGTCTCGTCGCGCACGTCGAGGACGAGCGCCCCGGAGTCCGCGTAGGTGCGGGCCTCCAGGGCGCGCGGGATGTCCAGCAGCCGGATCCACAGCAGGTCCGCGTGCGTGGTGACGCGGGCGGCGCGCGGGTCGGGCAGGAGCAGGGGCAGCAGGTCGTCGGGCGCGCGGAGCCCGGAGTCGACGCCCATCACCCAGTCCACCGAGCACAGGAAGTGCCACAGGGCCCGCTCGGCGGCGGGGGTGAGGGCGAGCAGTTCCCGGACCGTCGCCCTGTCCTGCGGTTGCTTGGCCTCCCACACGTCGGTCGCCGTGTACGTGAGCAGCCCCTCCGCCTCGCCCTCCGGTGAGCGGTACACGGCGTGGAACGGCTCGGTCCACGGGCCGAGGGACGGGTAGTGCAGATCGCCCGTGGCCAGCCGCCAGACGTGCTCGCCACGGCTGACGAAGCCCGGTCGGCGGGCCCGGAGCCGCTCGTGCAGCTCCGGGCCCAGCTTCCGTATGCCCGCGCCGTCCGTGAAGTCGATCCGGCCGCCGCACTCCGGGCCGGACCACCGCGGGTCCAGACCGGCCCGGGGGACGTCGATCCGCCACTCGGTGGTCCAGGTGGCGGTGCCGAAGCCGTAGCGGCCGTAGATCGGGTACTCGGCGGCGATCAGCGTGGCGACGGCGTCGCCGCGCTCCCGGGCCTCCGCCAGATCCCCGGCGATCATCCGGCTGAGCAGCCCGCGCCGCCGGTGCGTGGCGGCGACGGTGGCGTTGCTGATCGCGTCGGCCGCCACCGTGGCGCCGCCGGGCACCGTCAGCTCCTGCGCGAAGCTGCGGAGGGTGCCCACGCAGCGTCCGCCGTCGAAGGCGCCGCGCACCCGGCTCATGTCCCAGGAGCTCCGGCGGCCCTCGATCTCCCGCTCGGACGTCTCCGGCGGCCGGAGGAATCCGGTGTGCAGGGTGCGGATCCAGTCCGGGAGTTCGGCTTCGGTGATCGTACGGACCTCTGGGCTCATGCGGTCACGCTAGCCGCCGCCCCCTCAGAAGCTCGCGCGAATTTCTCCCACCCGGAGCCCGCCGCCCAGCACCGGGGCGTCACCCAGCCGCTCCGGGAGCGAGCCGTCCACGCCGAGCAGCCGCAGGGCGCGCCGCAGCACCGGGCCGACGGCCCGCCCGCCGCCGTCCTCCACCTTGAGGGCCAGCGCGCGGCCGTCGGGCAGCGCGACGGCCTGCACCGCCTCGGCGCCCACCTTGGCCAGGGCGCCCGGCACCTCCCGCATCAGCCAGGTGTCGTGCCGGCGGGTGCCCGCCACGTACTCGGGGTGGGCGCGCATCGCGTCCGCCACCAGCCGCTCGGGTGAGCCCGGCCCGGCGAGGGCGTAACGGCGGTAGGCGCGGGCCAGGCCGGTGAGCGAGACGGCCATCAGCGGGGCACCGCAGCCGTCGGTGCCGGTGTGCGCCACGTGTTCGCCGGTCGCGGTCTCGATCTCGTCGCGCACGAGCCGCTGCAGCGGGTGGTCGGGGGAGAGATAGCCGTCCGTGGGCCAGCCCGCGGTGACGCAGGCGGTGAGCATCCCGGCGTGCTTGCCGGAGCAGTCCATCGCCATCCGGCTCGGGCGGCCGCCGGAGGCCAGCAGCGTCTCGGCCTCGGCCGGGTCGAGCGGCAGCGCGGGCGGGGTGCACAGATCGGCCTCGGACAGTCCGGCGTCGGCGAGCATGGCGGCCACCAGTTCGAGGTGGAACGGCTCGCCGGAGTGGCTGCCCGCGGCCAGGGCCAGCCGCTCCCCGGAGAGCCGGGCGCCCGCCCGGAGCATCGCCGCCGCCTGCATCGGCTTGGCGGCGGAGCGGGGGTAGACGGGCGCGGTCACCTCGCCGAGCGCCAGCAGCTCGCTGCCGTCGGCCGCCAGCAGCACCAGGGAGCCGCGGTGACGGCTCTCCGTGAAGCCGGACCGGACCACCTCCGCGAGCACCGGCGGGGCGGGCGGCCCGGGCTCGGCGGCGGCGCCCGCGGTGGCGGGCTCCGCGGAGGCCGGGGCGGCCGCGGACGGGGGGCGGCGGGTGTCCGTGGGGGGCATGCGGCGTCTCTCCCGGTGAACGCGGGGATCCGCCCCGCGGCGGCCGCTCAGGCGAGCAGATCGTCCACCTGCGCCTCGCCCTCCCGGTAGCGGCGGGCGATTTCGGCGCTGCAGTCGTCGGCCGTCCGCTGCGTCACCCGCCGCCGGACCGACACCTGCTGCTCGCAGCGCACCAACCGGCCGATGCCGGAGCGCAGTTCGGTGTCCGTACGGGCGTGGAGATCGGAGAGGCCGATCTCGGACAGCATGTCCTCCGCGAGTCGCCGGTACTCCTCGCAGTGCGGGGTGCTGAGCGTCACATGGCGGGCCGAGGAGCGGACCGGCGACGGCTCGTCCGCCAGGATCCGCGACAGCCGCCGCAGGTCGAGCCGGTTCGCGTCCCCCGAGTCGGGTGTCGCGCGACGGGCCAGCTCGGCGCGGAGGATGTCGATGCGGCCCTGGAGCAGCCGGCGCACATAGCTGAGGTCGGCCTCCTCGCGCCGGGCATGCTGCCGCAGCGAGCGCAGCTCGGGCAGGGTCAGCAGGCCGAGCTCGTGCAGGGCGGACCCGGGGGGTGACGCCGTGCGCTGGAGCGGCGGGCGCGGCTGAAGGGCGTCGGCCTGGTGGAGCATGGGCCCATCCTCGGTACGAGACGGATCGAAGCGAGGTGCTGCGGTGGCGGCCGCGGTGACGGCCGCGGAGCGGGCGCCGGGATCCGGCGGGCCGGCCGGTCCGTGCCCGGGTGTCTGGCCGGCGCTGGTTGTGCTCATCTGTGTCCCCTCCGTTCGGTACGGCCCCGTATCGGCGGGAGACGTACCGTGTGTCTGCATCGTGCCACTGTGGGTGCTGCACGTGCATGGCCAGCGCACCCGATCGAACCCGGTTGGCCGCAGTGCATGATGGTCCGTATGCGTGCGGTGGTACAGAGAGTGAGCGGTGCGAGCGTCGTCGTGGACGGCGAGACGGTCGGCGAGATCCGGGGGCGCGGTCTGTGCGTGCTGGTCGGGGTCACGCACGACGACACCAAGGAGAAGGCGGAGCGGCTGGCGCGGAAGCTGTGGACCGTACGTCTCTTCGACGGCGACGGCGATGCCGACGGTGACGGCGGCGGGGAAGGCGGCGCGGCGGGCCCCGGGTCGGAGAAGTCCTGTTCCGACCTCGGCGCCCCGCTGATGGTGATCTCCCAGTTCACTCTCTACGGTGACGCGCGCAAGGGCCGCCGGCCGACCTGGAACGCGGCCGCCCCCGGGGAGCTCGCCGAGCCGCTGGTGGACGAGGTGGTGGCGCGACTGCGGTCGCTGGGCGCGCGGGTGGAGACCGGGCGGTTCGGCGCGGACATGAAGGTCTCGCTCACGAACGACGGTCCGTTCACCGTGCTGCTCGAAGTCTGAGCGCGGGCGGCCGGCCGCCCGGCCCGCGCGGTGCGCGGTGGCTCCGGAACCGGCCGGGCGGCCGCCGTCACCCGCCGCCGGGCGCCGCGCCCGGGACCGCGCCGGGGACCGTGCCGTCGTCGTCCGGCACCCGCACGGCGACCACGGCGATGTCGTCGTTGCTCTGCTCCGCGACCCCCTCGATCAGCTCCCGGCAGAAGTCGGCCAGCGGCACGGTCGCGAGCCCGGCGGCCTTCCTGCGCAGCCACGCCAGTCCGTCGTCGATGTCCTGCCCCGGACGTTCGATGAGGCCGTCGGTGTAGAGGAAGACGGTGCAGCCCGGCGGCAGCGGTTCGACGGAGCTGTTGCGCACCAGGTCGGGGGCCAGCCCGCCGAGCAGCACGTCCTGGCCCTGGTCGAGGAAGCGCGCGGTGCCGTCGGGCCCGACCAGGAGCGGCGGAGGATGCCCGGCGACGCTGTAGTGCAGCTGCCGCCGCCCGCCGGGCGCGTGCTCGACCCGGGCCAGCACGCACGTCGTCGTCGTCTCCTCCGGGTTGAGGATTTGGGTGCCGAGGTCCAGTCGGCGCAGGATGTCCCCCGGCGGCTCCTGCCGGTCCACGACCAGGCCGCGCAGCATGTTGCGCATCTTGCCCATGGTGACGGCCGCCGCGAGGTCGTGGCCGGCGACATCGCCGATGATCAGCGTGACGGCGCCGTCGGGCAGGACGAACGAGTCGTACCAGTCGCCGCCGACCTCGTCGGCCATCGCGCTCGGGTCGTAGCGGGCGACGATCTCCAGGTCGTCCAGCCGGGGCGGCTCGGTGAGCAGGCTCTGCTGCAGGGCCAGGGCGATCCGCTGGGTCCGGCGGTATTCGAGGATGTGGCCGAGCGAGGGTTTCGACTGGTCGATGAGATCCCGGATCAGCGTCAGCTCGGTCGGGCCGAGCGGCGGCCGGTCACCGCAGGCATAGGCCGTGAGGACGGACACCACGACGTCGCCGACCGTGATCGGGACCATCACGATGTCGTGGACGCCCACCGCGTTGGCCCAGGTGAGCGTGCCGGGCGGTACGTCATCGGGCTCGGCGGCGCCGGGTCGCGGATGCCGGTGGACCGGCCGCCGTTCGCGGACCGCCAGGTCGAAGGCCGAGCCGCGGGCCACCCGCTCCTGGCGCGGCGGGACCGGGGCCATCTCCTCCGTCACCAGCCCGTCGCGGACGGAGACGGCGACCCGGTTGACGAGGAACGGCTCGTCGGTGAAGGGCTCGGTGGGCTCGGCGAACAGGTAGATGCCGCACCCGTCGGCCAGTTCGGGGACGATCGCCTCCCCCAGCGAGGCCAGGGCCTCCTCCACGCGGGTGGACTCGGTGACCGCCGAGGAGACCCGGGCCAGCAGATCCTTCCGGCGGTCCACCTGCCAGCGGTCCTCGATGTCGGCGCAGGCGCCCACCCACTCCACGACCCTGCCGCTCTCCCGGACGGGCACCGCGCGCAGTTCCGAGTGGCGGTACGAGCCGTCCGCGTGCCGCAGCCGGCAGGTGTGGCGGAACAGCTGCGGGACCTCCTGGACCGCCCGTTCCCAGGCCCCGGCCAGCTCCTGCCGGTCCTCCCGATGGGCGCTGTTCAGCCAGCCCTTTCCGCGCAGTTCCGGCGCGCTCAGGCCGGTGGCCTCCTGCCAGGCCGGGCTGCTCTCGGTGACCAGCCCCGCCGGATCGGCCACCCACACCAACTGGGTGCCGGCCGTGACCAGGCTCTCGTAGCGCTGGAGGGCCCGGCGGCGGGTCTCGGCGAGCGTCCGGATCTGCTCCCGCGCGG from the Streptomyces xinghaiensis S187 genome contains:
- a CDS encoding GNAT family N-acetyltransferase translates to MSPEVRTITEAELPDWIRTLHTGFLRPPETSEREIEGRRSSWDMSRVRGAFDGGRCVGTLRSFAQELTVPGGATVAADAISNATVAATHRRRGLLSRMIAGDLAEARERGDAVATLIAAEYPIYGRYGFGTATWTTEWRIDVPRAGLDPRWSGPECGGRIDFTDGAGIRKLGPELHERLRARRPGFVSRGEHVWRLATGDLHYPSLGPWTEPFHAVYRSPEGEAEGLLTYTATDVWEAKQPQDRATVRELLALTPAAERALWHFLCSVDWVMGVDSGLRAPDDLLPLLLPDPRAARVTTHADLLWIRLLDIPRALEARTYADSGALVLDVRDETPVAAETGLTGGRFRLDATPHGASCAPTTAEPDLALSVADLATLYLGDESAVRLTALGRAEETREGAAALADRLLRTSRRPWCPDIF
- a CDS encoding GntR family transcriptional regulator, encoding MKPESPATAAKKRSHLQIADELRQQIHSGALAPGERMPTQAELADRFDVPRGTIRQALRILQDEALLTDTGKGSPARVADPRSARDVPEGLERGVVALAPRVAAAFTAPRVRIDALCLTAETLTLAVAESIHLVHAGTARPERIELRLLMPGRNINLAFPTATEGTDDDRVHQRWLRQRNAQGMALTTFLGSLRKPPYSVDVSVRFRALPFTPSVKLYLLNGEEALFGYYLVRRREAEIENESVELIDTLGMQSMLFPFLTGAENRRNRVFVEQSQLWFDSLWETVSSELELGAGFSDI
- a CDS encoding SpoIIE family protein phosphatase; the encoded protein is MTGSDSAVPAAPALDLLDKAPVAVALFMGPRLLLAYTNAEYKELYGDRPLGVPAREALRDLEQAVAFDWAERVLETGEAFRVTSDTPVRLRDKYGEVRDRYFTISMSRAAPRDGGGPEEQGVLFVALEITAEVTAREQIRTLAETRRRALQRYESLVTAGTQLVWVADPAGLVTESSPAWQEATGLSAPELRGKGWLNSAHREDRQELAGAWERAVQEVPQLFRHTCRLRHADGSYRHSELRAVPVRESGRVVEWVGACADIEDRWQVDRRKDLLARVSSAVTESTRVEEALASLGEAIVPELADGCGIYLFAEPTEPFTDEPFLVNRVAVSVRDGLVTEEMAPVPPRQERVARGSAFDLAVRERRPVHRHPRPGAAEPDDVPPGTLTWANAVGVHDIVMVPITVGDVVVSVLTAYACGDRPPLGPTELTLIRDLIDQSKPSLGHILEYRRTQRIALALQQSLLTEPPRLDDLEIVARYDPSAMADEVGGDWYDSFVLPDGAVTLIIGDVAGHDLAAAVTMGKMRNMLRGLVVDRQEPPGDILRRLDLGTQILNPEETTTTCVLARVEHAPGGRRQLHYSVAGHPPPLLVGPDGTARFLDQGQDVLLGGLAPDLVRNSSVEPLPPGCTVFLYTDGLIERPGQDIDDGLAWLRRKAAGLATVPLADFCRELIEGVAEQSNDDIAVVAVRVPDDDGTVPGAVPGAAPGGG
- the dtd gene encoding D-aminoacyl-tRNA deacylase, producing the protein MRAVVQRVSGASVVVDGETVGEIRGRGLCVLVGVTHDDTKEKAERLARKLWTVRLFDGDGDADGDGGGEGGAAGPGSEKSCSDLGAPLMVISQFTLYGDARKGRRPTWNAAAPGELAEPLVDEVVARLRSLGARVETGRFGADMKVSLTNDGPFTVLLEV
- a CDS encoding asparaginase — protein: MPPTDTRRPPSAAAPASAEPATAGAAAEPGPPAPPVLAEVVRSGFTESRHRGSLVLLAADGSELLALGEVTAPVYPRSAAKPMQAAAMLRAGARLSGERLALAAGSHSGEPFHLELVAAMLADAGLSEADLCTPPALPLDPAEAETLLASGGRPSRMAMDCSGKHAGMLTACVTAGWPTDGYLSPDHPLQRLVRDEIETATGEHVAHTGTDGCGAPLMAVSLTGLARAYRRYALAGPGSPERLVADAMRAHPEYVAGTRRHDTWLMREVPGALAKVGAEAVQAVALPDGRALALKVEDGGGRAVGPVLRRALRLLGVDGSLPERLGDAPVLGGGLRVGEIRASF